In Mesotoga infera, the DNA window GGAGTGGATGAAATAAGCCGGTCTGTGCGGAAGGTTCTGGAGAAGACGGGGTATGAAGAAATCTCCTTTCTCTCGCTGTCGACTATGGATCACTCTTCCATAGATCTTCTAACTCAAGAGATCCTGCCTTTGCTCCAACCGCAAAGGGTCGCCCTCTCTCTGCCGAGTACGCGCATAGACTCCTTCGGAGTGGAGATCGCTTCTAAGATAGCTTCGATAAGGAAAACCGGTTTGACTTTCGCGCCCGAGGCGGGTTCTCAAAGACTGAGAAACGTGATCAACAAGAACGTATCGGAAGACGATCTTATGTCTACCGTCAAGGCGGCTAGAAAGAACGGCTGGCAGAGAGTCAAGCTCTATTTCATGATAGGACTTCCGACCGAAAGAGATGAGGATCTTGAAGAGATAGTGAGGTTGGCGAGGCGGGTCAAAGCCGTTGGCTTCAGAGAAGTCTCAGTTTCGGCGGCCATTTTCATTCCAAAAGCGCACACACCGTTCCAGTTTTCGCCCCAGATAGGCGAAGTCGAAGCGGCAAGAAGGCTAGGAATTCTGAAGAGGCTTTCTGGAAGAGGAATCCAGCTCAGCAGCCACGATCCATCTAGCAGCACGATTGAAGGTGTTCTCAGCAGAGGGAACAGAAAGGTCGGCAAAGCGATATTGAAGGCCTACAGATTGGGCGCAATCTTCGATGAATGGAACGAGGAGTTTGATGCCGCAATATGGCACGAAGCCTTTCGTGCTGCGGGAATCGATGTAGATGATTATATGAGAGGATACGATATTCACGAAGAGCTTCCATGGGAACATATTTCCATTGGGATCTCGAAGAGTTTTCTTATTGAAGAATACGAGAAGGCACTGAGGGAAGAGACCACCGGTGACTGCAGATGGGAGGGTTGTACCGGCTGCGCCGTTTGTCAGACTGTAAACGTCTCTAATGTGCTTCGCAAAGTTTGAGAGCGCTCATTTTTGATGCTTCAGTGATGTCGCCTGCGCCGAGAAAGAGGATGACGGCATCTCTTTTCTTTTCAAGCCATTCGAGTATCTCAGAGTAGTTCACGGCATGCACTGCCGGAACACCGTAGCTACTCAAACCTTTCAAGACCTCGGTCTCATCGATTGCATACTGCCCCTTTTCGTAAGCCTCGTAGAGCTTGTAGACACAGACCTCGGTTGCATCCTTGAGGGACATCGCAAACCGGCCGTTTTCCCTGACCAATCTCGAATATCTATGCGGCTGAAAGACCACCACAACGTTCTTCCCGGGGAAGAATTCGCGGGCGCCTCGGATGGTACTGCTTATTTCATCAGGAGTATGAGCGTAATCATCAAAGAAAAAGAGGTTTCTGAAATCATCGAGACCTCTGAAAGTGAACCTTCTGTCAACCGACCTATATGACTCCAAGGAGTTCTTTATCGAATCAATTGGAACTCCCATTTCGCGGGTAAGAGCAACGGCTGCAGCTGCGTTGTAAGCGTTGTATTCCCCTGGGATCATGAGCTTGAAGACTCCGAGATCGGTATCGCCCTTCCAGCATCTGAAGGTCTGATTCATGATTCCAGTCGCTCTGTCGGAGAAGCGATAATCGCCTCTGTCTCTTCCGAAGGTTAGAGTGCCTTTGAAAATCCTTTCGGAAATTGGATCATCTGCATTCGTAACCAACATCTTTCCGACGCCTCTGGCGAAATACTTGAAGTGATTTTTGAGATTATCGAACGAGTTATCGTAGTGCTCGAGGTGATCGCCCCGTACGTTGGTGATTATCGCGTAGTCAGGCTTAAAAGAAGCAAAGAAGCCATCGCTCTCATCAAGCTCACTCACGATAAGACCCTCGCCCTTTCTATAGTTTCCATCGCTCAAGAGAGGATTTATTCCACCGAGTAAGACTGTAGGATCTCTTCCGGAGTCGACAAGAATTTTTGAAACCATAGCTGTAGTGGTTGTCTTTCCATCGGTTCCAGTTACACAAAGAGAAGTGTTTCTCGAAAGAAGGTTCTTGAGCAGTTCCATTCTGTATATTGTTGGTACACCTTCCGAAAGAGCCCTAACCAGCTCCGGGTTTCCCTGTTTAATGGCAGTTGTTCTAACCACCACATCGGGTTTTTCGAAGTTCTCATAAGAATGGCCAATAAAAATATCTATGCCTTTTGCGCGAAGGTAGTCTACCCTTTCGTTCTCTTCGTAATTCGATCCATAAACCTGGTCACCCTCAGATGCTAAGTGCATTGCCAGACCGCTCATGCCAATTCCGCCAATGCCAATAAAATGATATTTCAAATCGATTCCTCCCGGAGTATATTATCCAAAATAATCTCAACTGGTCTTCTTGGAGGTTTGTAACAGGTCTCTCTTTGCAACATTTCTCTTATTGCAATGCTCAAAGCTGTGGAGGTCAAATTCTCTTCCAGTATAACATAACCCAATCCAACTCTTTCCAGCGAGCGAGCGTTGTGAAATTGGTGATTTTCCGCGGCGCCGGGCCACGGTATTATTATACCCTTTCTTCCAAAATACTGTAGCTCTGCGATAGTAGTTGCTCCTCCCCTTGACACGACGAGATCCGCACAGGCTATTGCGTCTGTAAGGTCCTCTATATAGGAAAAAGAGCGAACAAATGGGAATCGATTAAGAGAGAGGGCCCGGTTATCGTCACCAGTAGAATGGAGAAAAGCTAACCTGTCACGGCTCTTTTCAAGTTCGCTGTAAAACTTTTCTAGAGCGCTATTTATCACTTCCGATCCAAGACTTCCACCCAGAACGACAATCAAAGGACTTTCCTCTGCAAGATTAAATCTTTTCATTACTTCACTTCTCGTTGATTTCGCCTCTCTTACCGGATTACCCGATAAGATGATCCTGTCTGGCGGCAATTCGAGGCTACTACGGCTCTCTTCAAATGAGATGAACAATAGCCTTGCATACCTTGCAAGACTCTTGTTTGCTATTCCCACCACTGAGTTCTGTTCGTGAATGTATATCGGTATCCCTAATTTATGAGCGGCTTTGACAACTGAATAGGAAACATAGCCCCCGGTCGAAAACAGGAAATCTGGTGAGAATTCGGCCAGACGCTCTCTTACAGATCTCTCGGTCTTGAAGTGAGAAAAGAGTATCCCCGCATTTGTGGGGTTGTACAGCGGCCTCTTAAGACCCGTCAGCTTCAAAGGGACTATCTTTGCTTCTGGAAAGTTTTTTCCAACGCTCCTGTCATCTATCTTTCCAGAGACAGTGAAGTACATAAGATCGATTTCCCCTAGCCTTTTTAGCTCCTGCAAGATCGAGACGGCAGGATAGTAATGACCACCGGTTCCACCACCGCAAAAGGCTACCTTAAGCTTTCTCATTTTCTTTTTCCTTTTCTTCTTCCGATTCGATAAGTATGGAGAAGACCAGGCCGTAACCGATCATCAAGGACATTATCGAAGAACCGCCGGAGCTTACAAATGGCAGGGTAACCCCGGTTGCCGGGAAAAGGCCGA includes these proteins:
- a CDS encoding radical SAM protein, producing MMNSQERIRKWLVSSGVLNRVGKPSRYIGKELNRVMKNPAEKLRILLTFPDTYEVGMSHLGLKILYKELNAVDGFYAERAYLPWKDMIGEMYNAKIPLFSLETYTPAVDFDILGITLQYELCYSNVLALLDLADIPLLQNERTVEPIVLGGGPCSTNPEPMADYFDAFVIGDGESVTSILCNAVKENIYLLKSGRRSELLQLLSQVQGVYVPSIGKKETVKAIIGDLSDYEIDSNPLVPYMRTVHDRAVFEVMRGCNRGCRFCQAGMIYRPVRERGVDEISRSVRKVLEKTGYEEISFLSLSTMDHSSIDLLTQEILPLLQPQRVALSLPSTRIDSFGVEIASKIASIRKTGLTFAPEAGSQRLRNVINKNVSEDDLMSTVKAARKNGWQRVKLYFMIGLPTERDEDLEEIVRLARRVKAVGFREVSVSAAIFIPKAHTPFQFSPQIGEVEAARRLGILKRLSGRGIQLSSHDPSSSTIEGVLSRGNRKVGKAILKAYRLGAIFDEWNEEFDAAIWHEAFRAAGIDVDDYMRGYDIHEELPWEHISIGISKSFLIEEYEKALREETTGDCRWEGCTGCAVCQTVNVSNVLRKV
- the murC gene encoding UDP-N-acetylmuramate--L-alanine ligase, whose product is MKYHFIGIGGIGMSGLAMHLASEGDQVYGSNYEENERVDYLRAKGIDIFIGHSYENFEKPDVVVRTTAIKQGNPELVRALSEGVPTIYRMELLKNLLSRNTSLCVTGTDGKTTTTAMVSKILVDSGRDPTVLLGGINPLLSDGNYRKGEGLIVSELDESDGFFASFKPDYAIITNVRGDHLEHYDNSFDNLKNHFKYFARGVGKMLVTNADDPISERIFKGTLTFGRDRGDYRFSDRATGIMNQTFRCWKGDTDLGVFKLMIPGEYNAYNAAAAVALTREMGVPIDSIKNSLESYRSVDRRFTFRGLDDFRNLFFFDDYAHTPDEISSTIRGAREFFPGKNVVVVFQPHRYSRLVRENGRFAMSLKDATEVCVYKLYEAYEKGQYAIDETEVLKGLSSYGVPAVHAVNYSEILEWLEKKRDAVILFLGAGDITEASKMSALKLCEAH
- a CDS encoding UDP-N-acetylglucosamine--N-acetylmuramyl-(pentapeptide) pyrophosphoryl-undecaprenol N-acetylglucosamine transferase, which encodes MRKLKVAFCGGGTGGHYYPAVSILQELKRLGEIDLMYFTVSGKIDDRSVGKNFPEAKIVPLKLTGLKRPLYNPTNAGILFSHFKTERSVRERLAEFSPDFLFSTGGYVSYSVVKAAHKLGIPIYIHEQNSVVGIANKSLARYARLLFISFEESRSSLELPPDRIILSGNPVREAKSTRSEVMKRFNLAEESPLIVVLGGSLGSEVINSALEKFYSELEKSRDRLAFLHSTGDDNRALSLNRFPFVRSFSYIEDLTDAIACADLVVSRGGATTIAELQYFGRKGIIIPWPGAAENHQFHNARSLERVGLGYVILEENLTSTALSIAIREMLQRETCYKPPRRPVEIILDNILREESI